The Coffea arabica cultivar ET-39 chromosome 2c, Coffea Arabica ET-39 HiFi, whole genome shotgun sequence genome includes the window gtcaaaatacaataaaaatatgcaaattaaggttctattggtaaatattaatcataatcatacaaaaagagaagataacccacaagttgggcccaattacatacatgtgtttatgctattattattaagcaaaatcaaatagacatatacatgtgtttaaaaaaatgtattcacacacataattagtgagaaatgaaaatttcattttttgaaatgtgagggatggagaaattcattttgtgaaatgtgagggacgaaaaaatttattttataaaatgtggaggactatagatcagattatgtaaaatataatttgacaaatttatctttcaaaaataattaCCTGCCTTGTACACGATGGATTCCGGCAAAAAAATAATCGGAAACCTAGTTAAGAACTAAATTTGTCCGatatgaatatgtaagggatataaaattacacttttaaaagtgagggacgaaaaaagttattttacaaaatgtgagggatgttttgaacgattttccctaaatTATTTGTAAAGACGTATTTTTCTGCCATTTCATATTAAAACTACTATGTGATGGTCACCCACCTCTAAGTGAGTAATTGCCCACACCAATCTTTCTTGGTCTTGGCTTACGCGTAAGCAACTAAATTATAGACACTGGGGCCATCTATCACTCAAGATCTGGTCCTGGCCGGTGACAGATGCCAGCTCCTCAGCAGTTAAAACTTTTTCCAACTGTGCGAATCTAAAGTCCAAATCATACAATCTCACCGGCCATTTCCGCTGTACATCATGTTGGCAAACTAAAGCGAAGGATCCTATATTGCATCCAAAGTAAAACCAACCCAAAGCTTATTTTTCCATTATTTTTTCCGGCTTCTCAAGTGGGCTTCTTGGATTATGCAATTAAAGAAAATTGAATTGTTGGCATAGCTAAGCAACTCCTcagttttgacaaaaaaaaaaaaaaaaaaaagaaacaactcCTGAGTTGCTATATAAACAGTGTTCAAAGCTCGACAGATCTTCACTCTTCACATCCCAACTGTCACACACACTTCACCTAGCTCAGTCAGCAAATAATCTCCAAACCCTTTTATCCTTAAGCTTTGCTAAGACTAAATTGGCTGGAAAAATGGCTGATAACTATTCTTCTTCATCTTATTCTCAGCCCACTTTGCCACTACACCTTTGTTTCTTCCTTCTGATATTGTTCACCTTTGTTAGTGTCACATGGTACATCAACTATGAGAATATCTTCGAACCCTTGTTTGATCAGGTTAAGTTGATCCTCGTGGTTTCTCCTTTACTACTTCTTCTAGCGATGCACCTACTTTCTTCGTTTGACTGGTCTTGGATTTATTTACCAATTCCTGATCAAGACTCACTTCACAGGGCTGGTGGAACTCCATGGGGTGTTGGTCTGCTTCTTGTGATTCTTCTCTTCATGGTTTCTTACCAATCTGGCTTGAGAGAGCGGTGGTTCCCTCTTCTAAGCAGATGATGAAGATGGCTTCTCCTGGATTGTGGTGATCATGATTTTAAGTGGGAATATCTGCAACATGGAGAAAACTGGTGAAAAATCTTGTGGTGTTTAGTCACAACTATGTATATTTTGAGTTTTAGGCAAGGGTGATAATTGAGAATTGAGTTTGTcaatctctttctctctttggCTGAGTTTCTATGTACTTCTTTTGACCTCTAGTATATAGCAGTAATAGGGGAATGGTTAATGAATGGCCACTTCTTTTGTGTTCTGTAATTAATCAACTTCAGTGGCGAAAACAATGAAGAATTTTGCTCCTATAGTTAGGCCAAGGGGGCTGGGCATTGTGTAATTATATTGACTGTGCCTTTTGTTTTGTATCTCCTGTGGCATGCTTTTCCACTTCTTGTTGTATACGTTTTCTGATTCAATATTCCAGGGCCTCTTAATTTGTAGCCAGAGAATTTGTGAACTGAAACGACAACCTTCATAAGAGGAAAGTCAAAGAAGGGCAACAAGATTCTTTCATCTTTGACCTACCTtataataggaaaaaaaaattttaaaaaaaatttgtggggtattttggcattttttaaagaaataaaatgggAAATGACAAAGATGTCCACAAGTCACAACAGCTAGATTACTACAATAGAGTCGAGTGGTTAAAGGCTTTTCCTCTTGGAATGGAAGTTAATGTCTAATTATTTACACATCCACACATGCACTTCACCTATGTCGGTCACAACAAATCTTCTATGTCGCTTAAcaacgaaaaaagaaaaaatatatatacatatatatatatgataaaaaGCAAACTACAACAAATCAAAAAacaatatatgaaaaaaaagtaaaataataaaagaaatttcTACTACAAGAACATTACAGAAAGTGAGACAAAAGTTATGAAATTGGAGTTGGAGTTCGGCAAATCTCTTAAACTTCTACTAAAGGAGGGAGAGCTATAGCTTCTATCtctcctttttattttcttcaatgATTGAAAATAGATCTCTTGGTGGGAGATCCTTTACGAGGGGTCCTGATTGATAAACGTAACAATTCGTTTCATCAAAACCCTGGCACGCTCAGAAGTGGGGTTAGGCAGATGAAAGCAATGTCCCTCCTCTTCAGTCTCCATCATTTCCAATTCTCCATCCCATCTACTTTTCTTCAATGCGCTGTAGTAAAGCAAACTTCTCTCTCTTATGAAATCCTTCTCCGCTGTTAAAACCAGGACCCTTTTGCAAACAAGCCTCGACAACAGATCAGGATGCGCCATAGGATGCAACCGGGGATCATCACAGCTGATGCTGCTATCTGGGGCTATGCTGGAGAAAATCTTATCAGGCTTACCATCACCAAAAAAGGGATGCACCAAAATCATCCCCGCGATCTTTACTTCATCCCCTGGTCCAATTTTTTCACTGGCCCTGACCATTACATCATGTGCAATATTAGCTCCAGCACTGTCACCTGCCAAAAAGATTCTAGCAAAATCGGCATGGTTATTGATCCACGCTTCAGGACCCTGTGCAGAACTAGCATGTGCAAGAACCCATTCGAATGCTATCCAAGAATCATCATAGCATGCGGGGATAGGATGCTCCGGGGCTAGTCTGTACTCGATGGAAACAGCAATCGCCTTGGCTTCAGCTGCTAGGGAGTTAAGGTAGGGATGGTATAGAGGAGAAAATGCTGATTCAATCACAAAAGCACCTCCGTGGATGTAGATTATGATGGGAAGCTTTTCATCAGGAGTGGTGGTTCTGGGAAGGTAAAGGCGGACTGAAACGTTATTCTCTGGTGGAATAAGGATATCTTTGGATTTGACGCCTGTTTGGGGATCCTCTGAAGGCGGGGTGTAGGGGAACTCTGCAAATTTCTCGATCCGGCCATCCTTGTATACACGAAAGTAGGGATAGGAGTCGTGAAGCACCTCGGTTGATGGGGATGAGTCCATTGTTGGAATTGATGGAAGGAGAAACGGAGACGGAGGCAAGTATTTGGACTTGTGATTTACGCTTATAGGATGTTATCTAACTACTAGATAAGGACACCGGTGGTTTCCAAGACCATTTCCGTCGTTCTCGTTCCCCGTGCACACCACGTGactcaatttattttttaaccACCGTTTGATTGGGAGGTTTTGTACCCCCCTCCCCCCAACAATGGGAATaagcaatgttttaaaaatcggatcgttaattgaaccggtaaagtgaaagggtcgagattTAACCGGTCGGATCGATTCAATCtcgatttaataaattttttaaaaaataatttatataaatatatatatgcataaaataagacatgtaatggactaatttaatattttatatgatgaaagtttactattttttaataacttggatttttaaaaataattttttaaattataagttaaaacaaataaatttcatctcaatttcaattatatctaaatccaacccaaaaatatcacaaaattttgaaattattcaaaattcacgtctatgagaatttagacattgtgaacttaaattttaatttacgttttgggatttagagattgcaatttaaaaaaggaagtttggaaTTCAAACGAagtcaagagaatcgaaaatagaaatgtaaacttgataagaaacaaaaaaaatgagataaaagtgagtggttgtggcattaaataatttgggttaaagaaaaataattcttttttaacttttttcaatttaatggacaaaaataaaattaaaagatgaaagaaaacatcaataaattaaaataaagagatttgattaaaaagggagtgataaaagaaaagaggatagagagagagagttgaagattaaaaagaaatagTCATGAgaaaatgagattttgtaagaaaaatggaaaaaagaaatatgaatgtttgttttatataaataagttatcaaaaaaaactaaaaagatgTGATGGTGCAGCAATTAatacattggtcttctattacaaaggtcttgagaTCGAATCTTGATAGTTGCATtttgcaaaacttaaaaaaaaaaaagggggaaagtTAAAAACCGGAAAATCGCCGATTCAATCTGGCTCGACGGTTTTCACGGTTCAACCGGATTTTGACCGATTTTCTGCCAAAGTCAACAATCGCATAAAATCGGACCGGTGTCATGGCCGGTTCGCGATTCAACCGATCAAACCGGCCAATCCGGTCCAAATTTCAAAACATTGGAAATAAGAGGGTAATGAACTCCCATTGATAGTGTTTGGTAGACCACTGTGAGGAGCGCTTGGTTCTTGCTTTCGAATTAGAAAGGGAAATGGAATAATGGATAGAGGGCTCCCTAACGAGAGTTTTGgtcaatttctttcaatttgatCGGGAATCATGAATGGCCAAATTTTGAGGCATGAttctaatattttaattttttttgcattgGACTAAGCGCGCAGTATTGGAATTATTGTAATTTCAAGTACCAAAACTTCTAAATTAAGTGGTTTTCCAATACCAAAAAACCCATTGCCCACCGATTTGTGCATCCGATCCTTAAGGAGTTTCCTTACTGGGTCTCACTTTAAAAATTTAACATTTGTAACAACATTGACATCCGCAAAcaaatcttttttttcattataaGAGTAGTGACTTTTTAGAATTCCTAGTCAAGTAAATCACAGTTATTTGAGAGTGATTTTTTAGAATTCTAAGTCAattacaaattttcaaattaaaaaaagggTGTACAAAGTGACAGAAAAAATTGGATGCTGAGAGGATTAAGAATAATTTTGATTATGAGTTTATAGATTTTTATTTGATGTGATTTCTCGTTATTGATGCACTGACTGGTTTTGCAATATTCAAGAGGAGCGAATAGCCAAATAGATTTCAATGTAGGATTGGATTAATGAAATCATATGAGTTGttacatatatcaaaattttagaATGAGGGCCGGTAAAAGAGCACCTTAATTAAGGGGGCTGAGGATCGATGCACAAATTTGGGCACTTTCGCTTCTCATTACCCGCATTCTAGAAGAAGGTCCAAAATAAAGCAAAATTGAAACGGGTAAAAAAATACGAGAGAGAAAAAGAACGCATATCTTTCTTTCTCCTCCCTCCTATGTATCGCTGCATTTTCTTCCCCACTCCTCCGCTCTTGCCCCTCTACTTCATCCCTCACTTCTCCCACCCTCCATACTGCCACTGCTCCATCTCCCACTTGCTCTTCTACTTCACCTTTTGCAGCTTCCCTTCCATCCCTCTCACAACACTAATTaagttttttttaatatagtTTTGCATAACAAATTTGTAATTGGAATCAATGAGTTGGTTACCTACGAATCATGCTGCAATTGATCAACGATATACGTACAAGCAGGTAGCGGTGGTGAAGGCTATGGGAGGTGATGGTAGTAATGATAAAGAGtttaagagagagaaaaaaaaaaggaaaaaagtgaaaaagaaaaagtggcAGAGGGAGATGGATTTGCAGTGGCCAAATTCATGTGTTCTTCCTCATCTTGAGCCTTGCCATCCTCAGTTTCTACTGCAACTTACCTATCGCAGTGGTGATGCAGTGGATATGAGTAACAAGATCCATCCCAGCTGCGCCATTAGCTGATCATATTGGTTGCCTTGGTTGAACCTTTGGACACTTCCTGTATTAGCAATTTATATGAACTTTTGCAATTCTCCTTTATATCTATAGCAATTTATGCCGTGTACCAAGGTGGCCAATGGGCAATGGGGCGGGTTCACATTGGCTTTAATCGGGGAAAACGGATAGACCGGGGAGGAAGCAATGGTACCACTACCCATGGACACTGGTCACCCTTGTGGTACATCGTACTTCACACCTATATATAATAAGCTGTTAATCATGTATTGCAGGTATACAAAACAGTTCCAACTTGGATTAACTGACTAGATTTTGTGCTCTTCGAGTAATCATTTGCAGGACGTCCTGCACATTCAACTACATCATATAACATAAGATCTACCTTAgagaaaacatatatatgaCATACAAAAAGAaaccactgggccaatggcGCAGTGGCCAAGTCCCTCTTTAGGCTGTAGGTGAACCTCACCTGCAGATTCTTCATCTgcagcgaaaaaaatctaagagTTGTGCCATAACACTTTATTGGTTtagttgggtctgtataccCACTAGCCCCTACCACAGCCTCTTTAAGCTCCCCCTCCCCTCTAGATTAGGATAAAATAGATTATACAATTGTGTcgttgctgaaaaaaaaaaacatacaaaaaGAATATAGTCAAGACTTATTATTAGGTGAGCATAAGTCATATTTTGTTGTGATTCATAAACATCACAGGTACATTCTCTTGTTCAAGATTAAACAGTAAgtgatgttgaatgttgattagGATTATTAGCTTAGATAGGAGGGACATTAATTAGTCAAGATACTATGAGGTTTCTGATAAGGTTTGCAGTCTCctcttaaaaagaaaaaaaaaaaaaaagaatctacCAATGCAGGTAGTAAATCAAGTACACATAAGTATCTTCTAGTTATGATGCACACTACAAAAACAAAGTTGGCGCAGTGCAATCTGAATGAACAGTTCACGAATGGCCATGTTGAGGCTCATTATGGTACAAGGCTTGTAATTAATTACCCTAAACTTATATTACTTCGGCCATCTCTGTCTATTAGTAGCCTATTCTGCGAACCACGACCGAATGCGTGTCCATTTTCACTTAGAAATAAACAGATGTGTGGGCTACGGGCTCAACATTTTCTCGTTGGGGGGCCATTTAGTCAAAACTAGGACTATGGGGCCTTGGGCTTTCCGGCAAAGGGCCATTGTATGTCATGGAGGAATGCTAAAAGAGAGTATATGTTGTACCTTGACTCAACTGAAAATGATCCAAAGTATTGGAAGTCGTTAACTAACTCCCTCTAGAGCAGTTGGCCACCACATTAATTATGGATGGGAGGTCAAGGGTTCACCCAACCCTTAACCTCCCATCAATGTGCCTCAATATGAGATTTGTTCTAAATTCATACAGATGTATAGTACATCCGTAGGGTCTAATGGTGATTTAGTCCCCATCAGGTTCCCTCAATCAAGTTGAGCCATTCCAAAGAGTAGGTTCCCCCCTTTAGGAGTACGAGTAGGCTAGGGTTAGATGTGcctttaagtaaaaaaaaaaagtattggaacttgtttgctgcaatttttttttaattcttctcGAGTAcctattcatttattttaagaCATGAACTGGCAAATGCCTAAGAAAACTGTGAAAAAAAAGGTAGTAATACAACTATTTCATTCTAATAATAGAATTTTGCatcattaaaaggtgacttAAAGTAGAATGAGTTCAGCACTTTAATTTAGACTTTGCTTGTGAGCTCAAGAAGGGAAAACCACACAAAAAAAGGTACACCATTTTATGTTTATGGTTCATTGCTAACAGTAAAAAACAGAATGATCATGAATATTTGACAATGCTATAAGCAAGAAACAACAAAGAATGCATGTTACTTCATGATTGCACAGTCTTGgaaaaagaatcacatttagAATTACAAAGGGTTTTCGACATGAACAATGAAAAAAATGTCTTTTAATGAAGGTATTCTTGGGAGTGAGAATAATGTTTTCCATTGGCTAAAGTGTTAGGCCCAAAAAAGCAAAAGGCAAAACCTGATAAGTTAATAGTGAAGAAGATATGGATGGGACAAGTGGTAAATTAACCAGATGATTCATGGATGATTTGTAAAGGGATTGCAAgtagaagaaaaaaatatgCAGAAGACTACTCAGCTGTAATTAAGATTACCTTCACCAAAATAATATTGTATTATAAACCCCCTTAATGGTTTAAATATCCTTTTACATTTCTCATcatcaaataatcaaaccaaCAATAGACATAAATTACCATGGCAGAAGAATAAGATATGGGATACGACCTTTATGTCATTATTGGTGACATAGATCAGGCACGATAATGGAAGAACATGAGGCATTTGAAATTTCGACATTCCACGTGAGTCTCCTTTTGTCTTTATTCTTATTCTCAAGAAATTTAGATTTCCCATTGGGCTGACAACCACTAATTTTTTCACCTGAACCAACCATGCTTGTAGCTTTTGTTACATGTCAACAGAAAGCACTGTTCTTTTCTGTTGTGGGTATTAGAATTTCAACCATTTATAATGTAAAAGTGaaagagctaaaaaggaaaaagaatatttaatttttgggcAATGCTTGCTGGAATGTTCCTTTCCAAaccatgaaaaaaaaattcgattGCAAAAGATATGTCTTTTTAGGTTAAGGAAATAAATACAACTTTGATAAAAGGATTATTaaagttgaaaaaaataaaaagctaaaGATGGCTCTTTCTCCAACTACAAGAAAAAGAGtgaaaagaggaaagaaaataaacgaATGTTGTAACTTTATTGGGATGCGCATAACATTATTGAGGCTGCAGAGAATTTCTTGGGACAATTAGTGCATTGGTGAGTATGATTGATGACAGATGTCGAGCAtgtgtaataataataaaaaatctaGCTACCATCAAAAGTAGACAATAATCAATTTCAGGTACTGGAGTAGAGACTTTAAATGTGCAAtgagttacttgattcaccatgATTCCGAAGAATTTGCTTAATCTGATATATCAGAATTAATTAACTGACAAAATTTAATAATTattagacagtggcaagtagggtcgtctcctcagggactggggaaATGTTCATTCCTTTCGAGTCAAGACAAACGGGGGGTTTAGAATTAAATGCTAA containing:
- the LOC113726962 gene encoding probable carboxylesterase 1 codes for the protein MDSSPSTEVLHDSYPYFRVYKDGRIEKFAEFPYTPPSEDPQTGVKSKDILIPPENNVSVRLYLPRTTTPDEKLPIIIYIHGGAFVIESAFSPLYHPYLNSLAAEAKAIAVSIEYRLAPEHPIPACYDDSWIAFEWVLAHASSAQGPEAWINNHADFARIFLAGDSAGANIAHDVMVRASEKIGPGDEVKIAGMILVHPFFGDGKPDKIFSSIAPDSSISCDDPRLHPMAHPDLLSRLVCKRVLVLTAEKDFIRERSLLYYSALKKSRWDGELEMMETEEEGHCFHLPNPTSERARVLMKRIVTFINQDPS